The Paenibacillus sp. YPG26 genome includes a window with the following:
- a CDS encoding helix-turn-helix transcriptional regulator, with product MFTERLTQLRLSRSLTHQDMADKLGMTRQGYGHYESGKRTVDSETLAALADILEVDADYLLGRTSQPKSLQEETGIAFYGGPDQYSQDEIEVMEAALKAYREQKKKLLR from the coding sequence GTGTTTACGGAACGATTAACTCAGCTCAGGCTCTCGAGGAGCTTGACCCATCAAGATATGGCTGATAAATTAGGAATGACACGGCAGGGGTACGGGCATTATGAATCCGGCAAGCGCACCGTCGATTCCGAAACCTTGGCTGCCCTCGCAGATATATTGGAAGTAGATGCCGATTACCTGCTAGGCCGAACCTCACAACCTAAGTCTTTGCAAGAAGAGACCGGAATTGCCTTCTACGGCGGACCGGACCAGTACAGCCAGGATGAGATTGAAGTCATGGAAGCTGCACTTAAGGCTTACCGCGAACAAAAGAAGAAGCTGCTGCGTTAG
- a CDS encoding YjcZ family sporulation protein gives MCHTPAPSAGIWSSTGYILVLFILLVIISRGLWI, from the coding sequence GTGTGTCACACTCCCGCACCATCGGCAGGAATCTGGTCGTCTACAGGGTATATTCTCGTACTCTTTATACTATTGGTGATCATCTCGCGCGGTCTGTGGATCTGA
- a CDS encoding polysaccharide deacetylase family protein: MYKWRTTALTLTLSIGIISGNGSPAAALGAPMGRDYFEPRGEIVWEVPTEDKVVALTFDDGPDPKQTPVILDLLGQYQAKATFFVVGNRAAQYPELLKEVFQKGHEIGNHTYNHTYFNASNSSQLFDKEVTRAEELIYNATGKHSVLFRPPGGFYNKSIVTSSHSKGYQLVLWSWHQDTRDWARPGVNRIVSRVLGNLRSGDIILMHDRVEGSSQTALALKAILPEIQKRGYRCVTVSELLKHQKHAQPVKDVQHNGQKKTGL; the protein is encoded by the coding sequence ATGTATAAATGGCGGACAACAGCCCTTACTCTAACCTTAAGCATTGGCATAATCTCAGGTAACGGGAGCCCTGCCGCGGCTCTAGGGGCACCTATGGGACGAGATTATTTTGAACCCCGTGGGGAAATCGTATGGGAGGTTCCTACCGAGGACAAGGTGGTTGCTCTTACTTTTGACGACGGACCCGATCCTAAGCAGACTCCTGTCATCCTTGATCTGCTCGGACAGTATCAAGCCAAAGCTACCTTCTTCGTGGTTGGTAATCGGGCAGCACAATACCCGGAACTTCTTAAAGAGGTATTTCAGAAAGGGCATGAGATTGGCAACCACACTTACAATCACACGTATTTCAATGCGAGCAACTCTTCCCAATTATTTGATAAAGAAGTCACCCGCGCTGAAGAGTTGATATATAATGCTACAGGAAAGCATTCCGTTTTGTTCCGCCCGCCAGGCGGATTTTACAACAAAAGTATTGTCACTTCGAGTCATAGCAAAGGCTATCAGCTTGTCCTGTGGTCTTGGCATCAGGATACACGGGATTGGGCAAGGCCCGGCGTGAACCGGATTGTGAGCAGAGTGCTTGGCAATCTCCGCAGCGGCGATATCATTCTGATGCACGACCGTGTGGAAGGCAGCTCCCAAACAGCGCTCGCTCTAAAGGCCATTTTGCCAGAGATCCAGAAACGCGGCTATCGCTGTGTAACTGTCAGTGAGCTCTTGAAGCATCAGAAGCATGCTCAACCGGTTAAGGATGTGCAGCATAATGGTCAGAAGAAGACGGGACTATAG
- a CDS encoding copper amine oxidase N-terminal domain-containing protein — protein sequence MQQIIAMRQVPRGTPIILKMNDYYVAYTYPKAPYIDKQNRLMLPVRAASELLGASITYDAASRSATITQNDNVVKIQGGSHLAEVNGNQVEMDTQPVLEKGYMIIPARILFDSFAFNATSINNVITLKDDRLLKEGRLKYLLDDDRLAISRTIDSNAFQPLYYTLSTWLNKNTTELNLNLVAKNISGKDIPKGEENLSTIIYFDEGGLLDIPYRSVDIKDRNRLPVK from the coding sequence GTGCAGCAAATTATAGCCATGCGTCAAGTCCCAAGGGGAACCCCAATTATTTTAAAAATGAATGATTATTATGTTGCCTATACTTATCCTAAAGCGCCTTATATTGATAAGCAGAACCGGCTCATGTTGCCTGTAAGAGCAGCAAGTGAATTGTTAGGAGCCTCTATTACTTATGATGCTGCTTCACGTTCAGCCACAATTACACAGAATGATAATGTCGTTAAGATTCAAGGTGGCAGTCATCTTGCTGAGGTGAATGGAAATCAAGTTGAAATGGACACGCAGCCAGTACTGGAAAAGGGATATATGATTATACCTGCCCGTATTTTATTCGACTCATTTGCATTCAATGCTACTTCAATTAACAACGTAATTACGTTAAAGGATGATCGATTGCTTAAAGAAGGGCGCCTGAAATATCTTCTTGATGATGACCGTCTTGCTATATCTAGAACAATAGACTCAAATGCGTTTCAACCGCTCTATTATACGCTCAGCACTTGGCTTAATAAGAACACTACTGAACTTAACTTGAATCTTGTCGCCAAAAACATCTCCGGAAAAGATATTCCGAAAGGGGAAGAGAATTTATCTACAATCATTTATTTTGATGAGGGCGGCTTATTGGATATCCCTTATAGATCAGTCGATATAAAAGATAGAAATAGACTCCCTGTAAAATAG
- a CDS encoding amino acid ABC transporter permease has product MNLDWKFIGESLPLYMDAMWLTIELALIAISLSMILGLLFSLVLFYRIKGLRSIILGYVEVSRNTPLLVQLFFLYYGLPKIGLHLSEFNCAAIGLVFLGGGYMTEAFRSGIDAVSTAQIESGLSIGLSKVQLARYVILPQAFAISVPSLGANAIFLLKETSIVGAIALMDLMNVAKDLIGMHYKTAESLLLLVLAYLVLVLPLSLLLSWIERKVRHAEFGG; this is encoded by the coding sequence ATGAATTTAGACTGGAAGTTTATTGGTGAGAGTCTCCCGCTTTACATGGACGCCATGTGGTTGACTATTGAATTAGCTCTAATCGCCATTAGTTTATCCATGATCTTGGGATTATTGTTCAGTCTAGTACTGTTCTACAGGATCAAGGGACTTCGGAGTATAATTCTCGGTTACGTTGAGGTGTCCAGGAATACTCCTTTGCTCGTACAACTATTCTTCCTATACTATGGACTGCCCAAAATAGGGCTGCACTTGAGTGAGTTCAACTGTGCTGCCATAGGTCTGGTATTCCTGGGCGGTGGATATATGACTGAGGCCTTCCGAAGCGGAATTGATGCCGTAAGCACAGCGCAGATTGAGTCAGGTTTAAGCATTGGACTTAGCAAGGTGCAGCTTGCCAGATATGTCATACTCCCACAGGCCTTTGCTATCAGTGTCCCTTCGCTCGGGGCGAACGCGATCTTTTTGCTGAAAGAAACCTCGATTGTAGGTGCCATTGCTTTGATGGATCTGATGAATGTAGCCAAGGACCTGATTGGAATGCATTACAAGACAGCGGAATCACTGCTTCTGCTGGTGCTGGCCTATCTTGTGCTGGTGCTTCCATTATCTCTGCTGCTGTCCTGGATCGAAAGGAAGGTTAGACATGCGGAATTCGGGGGTTGA
- a CDS encoding amino acid ABC transporter permease has product MRNSGVEVLFEGSNFARLLGGLLVTIEIAFISIIIGTILGVVMGLLRTVRSRSLRIVLRLYLEAFRIIPILVWLYVVHFSFSPLLHIEISGETTAILVFSLWGAAEIGDIVRGALESMPKHQSESAKALGLSSAQLYRYVLIPQAVRRMLPGAINLATRMVKTTSLVVLIGVIDVVKIGQQIIELGVIKAPNASFWVYGFIFILYFLVCYPLSLLSRKYERRWQV; this is encoded by the coding sequence ATGCGGAATTCGGGGGTTGAGGTGCTGTTTGAAGGGTCAAACTTTGCCCGCTTGCTTGGCGGGCTGCTTGTCACGATAGAAATAGCCTTTATTTCAATTATAATCGGAACCATTCTGGGTGTGGTTATGGGGCTGCTTAGAACGGTCCGGTCCAGATCGCTGCGTATTGTTCTTAGGCTGTACCTTGAAGCTTTTCGGATTATTCCGATTCTGGTCTGGTTGTATGTGGTTCACTTCAGCTTTTCGCCACTGCTTCACATCGAGATTAGCGGGGAGACCACAGCAATATTGGTATTCAGTCTCTGGGGCGCAGCGGAGATTGGGGATATCGTACGCGGTGCGCTTGAATCCATGCCGAAGCATCAGTCGGAATCGGCCAAAGCCCTTGGGCTCAGCAGCGCCCAGCTGTATAGGTATGTCCTGATTCCTCAGGCTGTACGTAGAATGCTCCCAGGGGCCATTAACCTGGCCACACGCATGGTCAAGACGACCTCGCTGGTTGTTTTGATTGGTGTCATCGATGTAGTGAAGATTGGACAGCAGATAATAGAGCTTGGTGTAATCAAAGCTCCGAACGCTTCATTCTGGGTATACGGCTTTATTTTTATTCTTTATTTTCTTGTATGTTATCCCTTATCGCTGCTGTCCAGGAAGTACGAGCGCAGATGGCAGGTCTAA
- a CDS encoding amino acid ABC transporter ATP-binding protein — MTENAEILLNVQGLQKFYGDRLVLDGIHLQVKKGEVTVILGPSGCGKSTFLRCLNGLEPVQGGSIHYRGRNLTGPAVNWREIRQHIGMVFQNYELFPHMTVVENILLGPLKAQKREAKEARQQAETLLSRVGLFERRNDYPRQLSGGQKQRIAIVRALCMNPDIILFDEVTASLDPEMVREVLDVILGLANQGMTMLIVTHEMGFAKSVGDRIVFMDQGKICEIAEPEQFFTEPVTERAQHFLNIFDYNKL, encoded by the coding sequence ATGACTGAGAATGCTGAAATTCTGCTGAACGTGCAGGGATTACAGAAATTTTATGGAGACAGGCTGGTCTTGGACGGAATTCATCTCCAGGTGAAGAAGGGAGAGGTTACTGTAATTCTTGGTCCGTCGGGCTGCGGCAAAAGTACCTTTCTCAGATGTCTGAACGGTCTGGAGCCGGTTCAGGGTGGGAGCATTCATTACCGGGGGCGGAATCTGACCGGGCCAGCTGTGAACTGGCGTGAGATCAGGCAGCATATCGGGATGGTATTTCAGAACTATGAGCTTTTTCCGCATATGACGGTCGTTGAGAATATACTGCTTGGTCCGTTGAAGGCACAGAAAAGAGAGGCTAAGGAAGCGAGGCAGCAGGCGGAGACGCTGCTCAGCCGGGTTGGGCTCTTCGAACGGAGGAATGACTATCCAAGGCAGCTTTCGGGAGGCCAGAAGCAGCGGATCGCTATCGTCCGGGCGCTGTGTATGAACCCTGATATCATTCTCTTTGATGAAGTGACGGCTTCGCTTGATCCGGAGATGGTGCGCGAGGTGCTGGATGTAATCCTTGGACTTGCCAATCAGGGGATGACCATGCTGATCGTGACACATGAGATGGGATTCGCCAAGTCGGTGGGGGACCGGATTGTGTTCATGGATCAGGGCAAGATTTGTGAGATTGCGGAACCGGAACAGTTCTTCACTGAACCTGTGACAGAACGTGCACAGCACTTTCTAAATATATTTGATTACAACAAATTATAA
- a CDS encoding cysteine ABC transporter substrate-binding protein: MKRQIKALTGLILASMLLLGLTACGSSGDSKEASSGSSKFASIEQLKKDGKIRIGVFADKPPFGYVDSQGKNQGFDVYIAKRFAKDLLGDESKAEFVLVDAASRVAYLESNKVDIIMANFTVTDERKQKVDFANPYMKLSFGIVSPDSAPITSIDQLKAKGQKLIVAKGTTAETYFTKNYPDIELLKFDQYTEIFAALKDGRGAAIANDNTELIAWAKSNPGFTVSIPAFGGQDTIAPAVAKGNTELLNWLNNEIEALGKEKFIHQAYKETLHDVYGEGYTDELVVEGGKVQ, encoded by the coding sequence ATGAAGAGACAGATTAAAGCATTGACGGGATTGATACTGGCGAGTATGTTGTTATTGGGGCTAACGGCATGCGGGAGCTCAGGGGACAGTAAGGAAGCTAGCAGCGGTTCCTCCAAATTTGCCTCAATTGAACAGCTGAAGAAGGACGGTAAGATTAGAATCGGCGTTTTTGCGGACAAGCCGCCATTCGGTTATGTGGACTCTCAAGGCAAGAATCAGGGCTTTGATGTCTATATTGCCAAGAGATTCGCCAAGGATTTGCTTGGGGATGAGTCCAAGGCGGAATTCGTGCTGGTTGACGCAGCCAGCCGCGTGGCCTATCTGGAGTCGAATAAGGTTGATATAATTATGGCGAATTTCACAGTGACAGATGAGCGAAAGCAAAAGGTTGATTTTGCCAATCCATATATGAAGTTATCCTTCGGTATTGTGTCTCCGGACAGTGCTCCAATTACTTCTATTGACCAGCTGAAGGCGAAGGGGCAGAAATTGATTGTAGCCAAAGGGACAACCGCGGAGACCTATTTCACCAAGAATTATCCAGATATTGAGCTGCTGAAATTCGATCAGTATACTGAAATTTTTGCGGCACTGAAAGACGGCAGAGGTGCTGCAATTGCTAATGACAATACCGAGCTGATTGCTTGGGCTAAGTCCAATCCAGGCTTTACGGTAAGTATCCCGGCCTTTGGTGGACAGGATACGATTGCCCCGGCGGTCGCTAAAGGCAATACTGAGCTGCTGAATTGGCTCAACAATGAGATCGAAGCCCTGGGCAAGGAGAAGTTCATTCACCAGGCCTACAAAGAAACCTTGCATGATGTGTATGGTGAAGGTTACACGGATGAACTGGTAGTAGAAGGTGGAAAGGTGCAGTAA
- a CDS encoding uracil-DNA glycosylase produces MFGNDWDDILEEEMNKPYFKELMSWLDEEYKEHIVYPPREFLFQALKLTSYSNTSVVILGQDPYHGPGQAHGLSFSVLPGIKIPPSLRNIYKEMASDLGVPVPHTGTLTPWAEQGVLLLNNVLTVREGQAGSHHGKGWETFTTAIVEALNQRTEPLVFILWGAPAQKKGAIVDRSRHEVIMSAHPSPLAARRGFFGSRPFSRTNEFLKQQGRQEINWELG; encoded by the coding sequence ATGTTCGGTAACGATTGGGATGACATTTTAGAGGAAGAGATGAACAAGCCATATTTCAAGGAACTGATGTCTTGGCTTGATGAGGAGTATAAGGAGCATATAGTGTATCCGCCAAGAGAATTTTTGTTTCAAGCGCTTAAGCTGACCTCATATTCAAATACAAGCGTAGTGATTTTGGGACAGGATCCATATCATGGACCGGGGCAGGCGCATGGTCTGAGCTTCTCCGTGCTTCCTGGTATTAAGATCCCACCGTCTCTTAGAAATATTTATAAGGAAATGGCGAGTGATCTCGGAGTCCCTGTGCCCCATACCGGAACACTTACCCCGTGGGCTGAACAGGGTGTGCTGCTGCTGAACAATGTGCTTACCGTACGGGAAGGACAAGCGGGGTCACATCATGGAAAGGGCTGGGAGACCTTTACTACTGCCATTGTTGAGGCGCTCAACCAGCGCACCGAACCTCTTGTATTTATACTTTGGGGAGCTCCGGCACAGAAGAAGGGGGCTATCGTTGACCGTTCCCGGCATGAGGTCATCATGTCGGCGCACCCGAGTCCGCTGGCGGCTAGACGGGGATTCTTCGGAAGCAGACCGTTCTCCCGGACGAACGAGTTTCTTAAGCAGCAGGGCAGGCAAGAGATAAACTGGGAGCTCGGCTAG
- a CDS encoding ComEC/Rec2 family competence protein has product MTRLIPFVQQHILRYAALILCLCLLAGCSFSGITKDSSTIGPVDGNGKLRVIFIDVGQGGSQLIITPSGKAMLIDAGNNDKEQVMLDTLKEYGISRLDIVIGTHPDADHIGGLDKVIDQLSIGRIYMPKISSNTKTFESVLRSIKRKGLKVSSAKGDLTLNLDSGVKVHMLAPLTKYEDNNNMSAVVKVSYGEHSFLLTGDSEADSEQDMLASGADLRSNVLLVGHHGSKSSTSVAFLKKVNPQYAVIQSGRGNKYGHPTQTILERLQKKGVKVYRNDTQGTVEFLTDGHHLQIRAER; this is encoded by the coding sequence ATGACTAGACTCATTCCATTTGTTCAACAGCATATCTTAAGATATGCGGCCTTAATTCTATGCCTGTGTCTGCTTGCAGGCTGCTCATTCTCAGGCATCACCAAGGATTCTTCCACAATTGGCCCGGTGGACGGAAATGGCAAGCTGCGTGTCATTTTTATTGATGTGGGCCAGGGAGGTTCCCAATTAATCATTACTCCTTCGGGCAAGGCCATGCTTATCGATGCAGGGAATAATGATAAGGAACAGGTTATGCTCGATACGCTGAAGGAGTACGGAATCTCAAGACTTGATATTGTAATCGGAACCCATCCTGACGCGGACCACATTGGCGGACTGGACAAGGTGATTGATCAGCTGAGTATAGGCAGGATCTATATGCCCAAGATAAGCTCGAATACGAAGACATTTGAATCTGTTCTTCGCTCGATTAAGCGCAAGGGCCTGAAGGTCTCTTCGGCCAAGGGTGATCTCACACTGAACCTGGATAGCGGTGTTAAAGTTCATATGTTAGCCCCGTTAACGAAGTATGAGGATAATAACAATATGAGCGCTGTAGTGAAGGTCTCTTATGGTGAGCACTCGTTCCTCCTGACAGGGGATTCTGAAGCGGACAGCGAGCAAGATATGCTCGCCTCGGGTGCCGATCTTCGCTCAAATGTGCTTTTGGTCGGTCACCATGGTTCCAAATCATCTACGAGCGTGGCATTCCTGAAGAAGGTGAATCCGCAATATGCTGTCATTCAATCGGGAAGAGGCAACAAGTACGGGCATCCAACTCAGACCATTCTTGAGCGGTTGCAGAAAAAGGGTGTGAAGGTCTACCGTAATGATACCCAGGGAACAGTGGAGTTCTTGACGGATGGCCATCATCTTCAGATCAGAGCAGAAAGGTGA
- a CDS encoding DUF3006 domain-containing protein has protein sequence MKGIVEGFEEGCCVIEIDGKTTSVPLDQVDSSVKTCDVVDWDGKKWVANPKETEARIREIKSLMKDVWED, from the coding sequence ATGAAAGGAATTGTCGAAGGATTTGAAGAAGGCTGCTGTGTAATTGAAATTGACGGGAAGACAACAAGTGTACCTTTGGATCAGGTAGATTCCTCTGTTAAGACCTGCGATGTTGTGGACTGGGACGGCAAGAAATGGGTTGCGAACCCTAAGGAGACAGAAGCGCGCATCCGAGAGATTAAGTCACTGATGAAAGATGTCTGGGAGGATTAG
- a CDS encoding DinB family protein produces MSLQRPLKGEFSAYYESYIQDLPEGEILAYLQSQLNEFGGQLKHLSEEKANFRYAEGKWSIKEVLGHISDTERIMSYRLLRIARGDNTPLAGFNESDYVAYAGSERFNLSDLLAEFSIVRTATLDLANRLDDEAWQRTGIANGAQVSARAIIYIIAGHAAHHLKLIRERYLQL; encoded by the coding sequence ATGTCATTACAGCGGCCGCTAAAAGGTGAATTTTCAGCTTATTACGAGAGTTATATTCAAGATCTGCCCGAAGGGGAGATTCTGGCTTATTTGCAGTCCCAACTCAATGAGTTCGGCGGGCAGCTTAAGCATCTATCGGAAGAGAAGGCCAACTTCCGCTATGCCGAGGGCAAGTGGAGTATTAAGGAAGTGCTGGGTCATATTAGTGACACGGAGCGCATTATGAGCTACCGGCTGCTGCGGATCGCAAGAGGAGACAACACGCCGCTGGCTGGGTTCAATGAATCCGATTACGTTGCATATGCCGGGTCGGAACGCTTCAATCTGAGTGATCTTCTTGCAGAATTCTCTATCGTCCGCACAGCTACTTTGGACTTAGCCAACCGGCTTGACGATGAAGCGTGGCAGCGCACGGGAATAGCGAATGGAGCTCAGGTCTCCGCACGCGCGATAATTTACATTATTGCTGGACACGCGGCGCATCATCTGAAGCTTATACGTGAACGTTATCTTCAGCTGTAA
- the manA gene encoding mannose-6-phosphate isomerase, class I, with product MNQPIFLQPVFKERIWGGTKLKSLFGYEIPSNETGECWAISAHPNGQSVVENGPFKGMELGELWSSHQELFRSDSKVFPLLTKILDASDDLSVQVHPDDTYAGEHENGELGKTECWYIVDAEPGAEIIYGHGAQSKEELASWIHEGKWDQLLSKVEVKAGDFFYVPSGTLHALGKGIVVLETQQSSDTTYRVYDYDRRDAEGNTRELHLEKAIEVTTVPQVYKEGTYRTEAKDQAEITTFVANDFFTVQKWSVAGKSHFDPSSKYTLVSIIAGEGELQSGGEVYPLRKGDHFILPVEFGPYEISGKLEAIASWE from the coding sequence ATGAATCAACCTATTTTTCTGCAGCCGGTGTTCAAAGAACGGATCTGGGGAGGAACCAAGCTTAAAAGTCTGTTCGGTTACGAGATCCCTTCGAATGAGACGGGAGAATGCTGGGCCATCTCAGCACACCCCAATGGGCAGAGCGTAGTTGAGAATGGTCCGTTCAAAGGGATGGAGCTGGGCGAGCTATGGTCCAGCCACCAAGAGCTGTTCCGTTCGGACTCCAAAGTATTTCCACTGCTTACCAAGATCCTCGATGCCTCTGACGATCTGTCTGTACAGGTACACCCAGATGACACGTACGCAGGCGAACACGAGAATGGCGAGCTTGGTAAGACAGAATGCTGGTATATTGTTGATGCGGAGCCAGGTGCCGAGATTATCTACGGCCACGGTGCGCAGAGCAAGGAAGAGCTGGCAAGCTGGATTCATGAAGGGAAGTGGGATCAGCTACTGTCCAAGGTCGAGGTCAAAGCCGGAGACTTCTTCTACGTTCCAAGCGGCACGCTGCATGCCCTGGGCAAAGGCATCGTGGTCTTGGAGACACAGCAAAGCTCGGATACCACTTACCGTGTCTATGATTATGACCGCAGAGATGCGGAAGGGAACACCCGTGAACTGCATCTGGAAAAGGCCATCGAGGTTACTACCGTTCCTCAAGTGTACAAGGAAGGGACCTATCGTACAGAAGCTAAAGACCAGGCGGAGATTACTACCTTTGTAGCTAATGATTTCTTTACTGTTCAAAAATGGTCCGTTGCCGGCAAGAGTCATTTTGACCCGAGTTCAAAATACACGCTTGTCAGCATCATTGCCGGTGAAGGCGAGCTCCAAAGCGGCGGCGAAGTCTACCCGCTTCGCAAAGGAGATCACTTCATCCTTCCGGTTGAATTCGGGCCTTATGAAATATCCGGTAAGCTCGAAGCTATTGCTTCATGGGAATAA
- a CDS encoding ROK family protein: protein MKYAIGIDIGGTKTAIGIISADGDVIQKSSIPTNPAVTPYVMVDRIAQTVLTLVHESGIPGEDIAGVGIGAPGPLNTVEGQITCPPNLPGWRDFPLIHELKRHLPYPIKLENDATAATLAEKWLGAAMDAQHFVFVTISTGIGSGIYMHGKLITGASGNAGDVGHFVIDSSAGQCVCGQRGCWEYVASGTAIARQASELLDRSVTSKEAFELAAGGDPAMKELIDQVFRYIGIGCVTLINTLDPEKIVIGGGVSQVGDPLFHAVQDYVGRYALNPSGRKTPIVPAALQQDAGLIGAAALVHMSY, encoded by the coding sequence GTGAAGTATGCAATCGGGATCGATATCGGGGGTACGAAGACAGCTATCGGCATCATCTCTGCTGACGGGGATGTCATTCAGAAATCCTCCATTCCCACGAATCCGGCTGTAACCCCCTATGTTATGGTAGACCGTATCGCCCAGACTGTTCTGACACTTGTTCATGAGAGCGGTATTCCCGGCGAGGACATTGCCGGTGTTGGTATCGGAGCTCCAGGTCCGCTCAATACAGTTGAAGGACAAATTACTTGTCCTCCTAATCTGCCAGGCTGGCGCGACTTCCCGCTAATCCATGAATTGAAGCGCCATCTGCCCTACCCGATCAAGCTTGAGAATGATGCGACTGCAGCTACTCTGGCTGAGAAGTGGCTCGGTGCGGCGATGGATGCTCAGCATTTTGTATTTGTAACGATCAGCACTGGAATCGGTTCGGGAATCTACATGCATGGCAAGCTGATTACAGGTGCCAGCGGGAATGCCGGGGATGTGGGGCATTTTGTCATTGATTCAAGTGCGGGGCAGTGTGTATGTGGGCAGCGGGGATGCTGGGAATATGTGGCCTCAGGTACGGCTATCGCCAGACAAGCCAGCGAGCTGCTTGATCGGAGTGTAACTTCCAAGGAAGCATTCGAGCTGGCCGCTGGCGGTGACCCCGCCATGAAGGAGCTGATCGACCAGGTCTTCCGTTACATCGGCATAGGCTGCGTTACCTTAATCAATACCCTTGATCCCGAGAAAATAGTTATTGGCGGAGGTGTCTCCCAAGTCGGCGATCCCCTCTTCCATGCTGTACAGGACTATGTTGGAAGATACGCCCTTAATCCCTCCGGCCGGAAGACACCTATTGTTCCAGCCGCCCTGCAGCAGGACGCCGGACTCATTGGCGCGGCTGCACTTGTCCATATGTCTTACTAA
- a CDS encoding LacI family DNA-binding transcriptional regulator, whose amino-acid sequence MARVKKVSMQDIANRLQISKNAVSLALLDKKGVSEEMKSRIVQTAKEMGYGPYGQKQVEHPNLLVVVPDRVTSYDDNDHFHFYHDMIWGLESSIRKSGYNAIIVRVDHTMEKNLILPGLFEDIKYAGVILFGIMDKAYAEMIWKLDTPLVMLDSYYRDLHCPVVTSANMEGAYEAADYLIGKGHTRIGFIGPANLTTSHEERWYGFWRAMQSSGIKIEEKWCLTYSNGFDSTQREITGFLDRMGDMPTAFLCGNDRIALLLSQALQARGIRLPADISIMGFDDLNMSETSDPPLTTMRVNKTGMCDAAVELLISRLSSAREMVRWSIPPMLIERDSTAAL is encoded by the coding sequence ATGGCCCGCGTCAAAAAAGTATCCATGCAGGATATCGCCAACAGGCTTCAAATATCCAAGAATGCAGTCTCACTCGCTCTATTGGATAAAAAGGGAGTTAGTGAGGAGATGAAGAGCCGGATTGTCCAGACGGCCAAGGAAATGGGGTACGGTCCCTATGGTCAGAAGCAGGTGGAGCATCCAAATCTGCTTGTAGTGGTGCCTGACAGAGTTACCAGCTATGATGACAACGACCATTTCCATTTTTATCACGATATGATCTGGGGTCTTGAGTCCTCTATCCGGAAGAGCGGTTATAATGCCATTATTGTAAGAGTAGATCACACGATGGAGAAGAATCTTATTCTGCCTGGGCTGTTCGAAGATATTAAGTATGCTGGCGTAATCTTGTTCGGGATTATGGATAAGGCTTATGCCGAGATGATCTGGAAGCTGGACACGCCTCTTGTTATGCTTGATTCCTATTATCGGGACCTGCACTGCCCGGTAGTGACCTCGGCTAATATGGAAGGAGCTTATGAAGCTGCTGACTATCTAATAGGGAAAGGGCATACGCGAATCGGGTTCATCGGCCCCGCTAATCTGACGACAAGTCATGAAGAGCGCTGGTATGGCTTCTGGCGGGCCATGCAAAGCAGCGGGATAAAGATCGAAGAGAAGTGGTGTCTGACGTACTCAAACGGATTTGATTCTACCCAGCGGGAAATTACCGGATTTCTGGATCGTATGGGTGATATGCCGACAGCCTTCTTGTGCGGAAATGACCGGATCGCACTGCTGCTCAGTCAGGCTCTTCAAGCGCGTGGAATACGGCTTCCCGCTGATATATCTATTATGGGCTTTGACGATTTGAACATGTCGGAGACCTCGGATCCTCCGCTTACAACCATGCGTGTGAATAAGACCGGCATGTGTGATGCCGCGGTTGAGCTGCTCATCTCCCGGCTGAGTTCCGCGAGGGAAATGGTGCGTTGGAGCATTCCTCCGATGCTTATTGAGCGCGATTCAACAGCAGCGCTATAG